In gamma proteobacterium HIMB55, the genomic stretch CGCAACGGGTCACCCCTCTCGCATTATGGACGGTTCGTTCGCAAACCAAGTTCTCGCGCAGATTCACGTATACGCGAAGCGCTTTGCGGACCTACCTGCGGATGAGAAGGCAGCGGCTATTACCGTTGAAGTTTTGCCCAAGCACCTCGACGAGCAAGTTGCAGCACTTATGGTTGAAGGTTTTGGTGGCGTCATGACCAAGCTCACTCAAGAGCAAGGTGATTACATTGGCGTCGGTGTCGACGGGCCTTTCAAAAACGACAGCTACAAGTACTAGATAGGAATCAACTGATACACTGCGCGCTATGCGCAGTTATCGAGTTTATTCAAAGTCCGATCTCAATGTGGGGCAGTCGGCCGTTCTTGATGAGCGGTCGAGCCATCACCTAGCTCGCGTCCTCAGAGTTAAAGTAGACGACGCCGTCACCGTTTTTAATGGAGACGGCGACAACTATTACTCTCGCATATCTGCTGTTACCAAAACTAATGTCACGGTAGACCTTTTAAGCAAAGAAGATCCGTGTAATGAGTCACCACTTGCTACCCATTTGGGTTTAGCGGTGTCAAAAGGCGATCGCTTCGAGTGGGCGATCAAAAAGGCTACCGAGTTAGGTGTCTCTTCGATATCCCCCATACTGAGCCAACGCGTTGACGTGCGGCTGGCCCCCGAGCGCTGGAAAAAGAAGCAGGATCACTGGCAGCAGATTGTTATTAGTGCCTGCGAGCAGAGTGGCCGCGCCGTCGTTCCCGAAGTGCACCCGCCACAACCACTTGGAGGCTGGGTTGAAACAGTTAAAGCAGACCAGAAGTTTTGTCTACACCCCGGCTTGAGCAATGCGCTCCCCGCAACACCGCCAAACAGCGTCGCGCTTCTGATTGGACCGGAGGGGGGGTTGAGCGATAACGAGGTTACCCTGGCTTCAGACTCTGGGTTTCTTGGCCTGAACTTAGGACCTCGCATCTTGAGAACAGAAACTGCTCCACTCGTCGCCTTGTCTGTCGTTGGTACGCATTGGGGTGACTTAAGAGCGATATAAACGCTTGAACCCACCGTTATGGGCACTCACACTTACTCATGTTAACTAGGCGGTGAGCACGGAATTATGGGACTGCGCATTGGGGTGTTAATGGACCCCATCTCTGGCATCAACACCAAAAAAGATACGACCTTGGGCCTGCTGCGCGCAGCGACGAAGGCTGGGCATGAGCTCGTATACCTTGAGCAGAAAGACCTTTTCATCAAAGCGGGCGAGACGTTCGCAAACCTCCAGCCACTCGAGGTTTTCGAGAGCGACGATGACTGGTACGCACTGAGTGATAGCTACACAGCATCGCTATCATCGCTAGACGTGGTTCTGATGCGGAAAGACCCGCCCTTTGATATGGAGTTCTTCTATACCACCCAGCTGCTTGAAGATGCTGAGCGCAGAGGCACTCTTATTGTTAATCGGTGCGAGAGCTTGAGAAACTGCAATGAGAAGTTATTTGCCACTCAATTTCCTCAGTGCTGCCCACCGCTTTTGGTATCGCGTGACCAGGATGCTCTCAAGCAATTCCATAGCGAACACGGTGACGTCATCTACAAGCCACTCGACGGTATGGGTGGGCAATCCATATTCAGAGTGAGCGAGAACGACCCCAATCTGAACGTGATACTTGAGACATTGACGCGAAACGGCGGCGAAACAATCATGGCTCAACGCTGCCTCCCAGAGATCAAGTCAGGGGATAAGCGCATTCTCATGGTCAACGGCGAGGCGGTACCCTTTTGCCTGGCGCGACTACCCATGGCAGGGGAGAATCGCGGAAATCTAGCAGCGGGTGGCTCGGGTGTTGTACAGCCGCTATCAGAGCGAGATCAATGGATCGCCGCGCAGGTAGGTCCAACATTACGCGAGAAGGGCCTTTTGTTTGTTGGTCTTGACGTCATTGGCGACTACCTCACGGAAATCAATGTGACGAGCCCAACCTGTATGCGCGAGATTGATCGTGCGGAAAACACCCAAATTGCCGAGAAAGTCATCGCCGCTATCGAAGTTGCGTTGGTGGAGCACCGTGCAGGCTGAGTACGATGTATCGGGTAGCATGCCTGCAGCAACAGGCGTGTCCATTGCCATCCATATTGTTTTTGCGCTGCTGATATCGAGCTCTATTGCCTCCTCAGTCAATACATACCGCTCCAGTGCCGTCACTGTTGTGCTAACACCCAGCAAACAGGCGCCGAACGAAGCCTCTCACTTGGCGAGCCAACATCAAATCGCGAGTATGGGCGAGATGCAGACACCCCTTAAAGAGCAATCTGCGACAACGAAGCTGGCGATCATGCAAGCACTCGCAGTCGAGACCACCGACCCCAACGATTTAGCTGCAGAAGTGCAGAAGCTAAAGAGCGATCTGACCCAAATGCAGGAAACAAAAGCTCAGAACACCCGCCTTGGCAGTGTCGCTGCCCGAAGGGCGCTTGATGCGGATTATCTTCAGCGCTGGGTTAGTCGAGTCGAGAAGTTTGGGAATGCAGCACTTGGTAATGTCGGCAGTGCAAGAGGGGACGTCCGATTACTTGTCGTGGTTGATAAATTGGGGATTCTCCTAGATGTCACCGTGCTCGACTCTTCCGGCTTTCCTCATTTGGATCGCGCAGCTGTGAGAACTGTGCAAGATGCAGCGCCATACCCAGCATTTCCTCCCGCATTGAGTGCACAAGTCGATAAACTAGAGATTGTGAGGACCTGGCAGTTCAGACCATGAAGGCGAAGCCCGATAGTAGTAGCTCGGGTAGAGTCGCGGGGCTCTTGTCGCAGGTGCCCTGTAACAGAAGATATTAAGGTGGACTGAGACAGTTAAGCCATCACAAGGATTACAGCACCGAACGTCATATACTCCAGGCCATAAAAAAACATTATCCAATGCCACTACCGCCATGAAAGTACAGCGCACAACCGACAGCTTAAGAGGCCATTTCCTCATTGCGACGCCCGCAATTGAGTCGGGCTTTTTTAAGCAAACGGTGACTTATATCTGCGAGCATGGCGAAACGGGTGCCATGGGGATCGTTATCAACAAACCTCTCGACCTTCAGCTTGCCGATATTTTCGAGCACCTAAACATTCAGCCACTACTGAGTCACGACGAGGTGCCTGTTATGGCAGGGGGGCCCGTAAAAGTCGATCGCGGGTTTGTGCTGCATTCTCCTGATAGAACGTTTGACGCTACGTTAAAGGTCAATGCTGATGTATGGCTGACCACATCAAAAGATGTGCTTGCCGATATCGCGGCGGGATCGGGGCCCGAAAAACACTTAGTTGCCCTCGGCTATGCCGGATGGTCTGCCGGACAGCTTGAGCAGGAAATCGCCGAGAACAGTTGGTTAACTGTAAGGGCAGATGAAAAAGTACTATTTGAGACGGCGGTCAAACAAAAGTTCGAAGCCGCGGGTAATCTGCTGGGCATCGATATTCGGCTGCTCACGCAGCACGCGGGTCATAGCTAAATGTCGGATGTTTCCGCTTACCTGTGCTTTGATTACGGCCTGAAAAACATTGGTGTTGCACTCGGCAACACCCTTACGAAAGAAGCGAGACCCATAGCTATCTTAGCAGCGAACAACGGAAAGCCTCGCTGGGAGGAAATAGAAGCCTTAGTCACAGAATGGCAGCCAAAGGCATTAATCGTCGGCAACCCAATCGACGAAGACGGTGGGCCCACTGAACTCTCAGCGAAAGCTGCCAAATTTGCCCGTCAGCTAGAGGGACGGCTGGGTCTTGGGGCGACGCTTCACGATGAGCGGTTTAGCTCTAAAGAAGCTAAGTTACGGGCGAAAGAATCAGGCCACAAAGGCGATTTTGTAAAGCAACCAATCGATGACCTGGCCGCCGCTATCATTCTTGAGAGCTGGCTGAACCGCGAAAGCTATTGATCCTGCCACCATTTATCAACATGTGCGCCTGTAGGCGCCTCGACATCAAACGCCTGCCGGCCATCCTTTCGCCCGAGCGGTGAATCAAGCTTAATCGCCAGACGGACATCGTTCTCAGAATCTGCTGCCCGCAGCGCCTGTTCGACACTGATTACGCCTTGCTTGAACAAGGAAATAATCGCCTGGTCAAAGGTCTGCATCCCGTACTCAGAGGATCGCTTGATGAGCTCGCTTATCTTTTCGACATTCCCAGCGCGGATATGCTCCTGCATCAGAAGTGACGACAGCATAAGTTCAACAGCAACAACACGACCACTACCATCGCGTTTTTGAAGCAGTTGCTGCGCAACAATTGCACGAAGGTTGATCGATAGGTCCATCCACAAGCGACGGACGTGCTCCTCTGGGAAGAAGCTTTGAATGCGCTCTAGCGCTTGCTTTGCTCCGCCGGCGTGGAGGGTGCACAAACATAAATGTCCGGTCTCAGCATAAGACAGCGCAATTCTCATTGTCTCTGCATCGCGAACCTCACCAATCATGACCACATTGGGGGCCTGGCGAAGCGCTGTTTTGAGTGCTACCTCAAAGGAGTCTGTATCAACACCCACTTCGCGCTGACTAATGATCGACTGCTTATGGCTATGAACAAACTCGATAGGGTCCTCAACGGTAATGATGTGATCCCGCCGATTTTCATTGCGATAGTCCACCATCGAGGCCAGGGTTGATGACTTACCCGAGCCCGTTGCACCAACAATCATGACCAAGCCCTGCTTAAGCAAGCTTAATTCTTTGAGCTGAGATGGCAGGCCCAGCTGGTCAAAACTGGGGATCTCATGATGAATCCGGCGAACCACCAGCGCAGGCTGCTCACGCTGCACATAAGCGCTTGCGCGAAAACGCCCAAGACTGGGGTGTTCTATAGCGTAGTTAGCGTCGCGATTGATCGAGTAATCCTCAAACTGTTTTGCCGTCATACTCACTTGAATCAACGCCCTGACATCATCCGCTGACAAAACCAGATCACCCTCAGCCAAGAGATCGCCATTGACCTTAAAAATTGGGGCGGACCCAACGGCAGCAAAACCATCGGAAGCATTCTTCTCTACAACCAGCTCAAGAAATTCCGTTAATTCCATCGCAGCCTCAGACAATGTTATCCGGCTGACGCGCTTTACTGCGTGCTATGGCCACATCGATAAGCCGCTTATCCACTAACTGCTGCAAACTCTGATCCATTGTTTGCATGCCCACCGATTGTCCCGTTTGAATCGCGGAGTACATCTGCGCCACTTTGTCTTCTCTGATCAAGTTGCGCACGGCGGGGGTGCCCCTGAGAATTTCAAGTGCAGCAACCCGACCACCCCCGTTTCGCTTTAGCAAGGTTTGCGATACTACAGCCATTAGGGATTCAGATAGCATTGAGCGAACCATCCCCTTTTCTTCAGCTGGGAATACATCAATGATTCGGTCGACAGTCTTTGCCGCGGACGTTGTATGCAGTGTCCCAAATACTAAATGCCCCGTCTCCGCCGCGGTTAAGGCAAGCCGAATGGTCTCAAGGTCACGCATCTCCCCGACCATGATAATGTCAGGATCCTCTCGCAAGGCGGACCGCAGTGCCGTGGCAAAACTGTTGGTGTCGCGATTGACCTCGCGCTGATTCACTAAGCATTTTTTACTTTCGTGGAGGAATTCGATCGGGTCTTCAATGGTGAGGATATGGTCGAATCGCTTTTCGTTAATAAAATCGATCATGCCAGCAAGCGTTGTCGACTTGCCCGACCCGGTTGGGCCTGTCACCAACACCAGGCCCCGCGGCATCATCGCAAACTCTTTGAGAACATCAGGCATACCGAGGTCCTCCAGCGAGAGAATCGTTGAGGGAATGGTTCGGAAAACTGCTCCTGCACCGCGATTTTGATTAAAGGCATTGACTCTAAAGCGTGCGATCCCGGGGACCTCAAACGAGAAATCAGTTTCGAGCTGGTCTTCGTAATCCCGACGCTGCTGGTCGTTCATGATGTCGTAGATCAGGCTTTGCACTTGCGCGTGATCCATGGGAGGCACATTGATTCTGCGAATATCACCGTCAACGCGAATCATCGGTGGCAGTCCGGCAGAGAGATGGAGGTCTGACGCATTCTGCTGTGCGGTAAATGCCAACAATTCGGTAATGTCCATGAAACTCATCCTCTGCATAAGTACCGGATGGACACTATCGCGCGTACCATACCGGCATGAACGTTCCTGACTTACATCAAAACATATCTCGGATCAGAAACCGACTCTCAAAAGCGATAGATGCCGCTCAAAGAGCACCGGATAGTGTGAAGCTGATCGCAGTAAGTAAAACCAAGTCGGCAGAAGCCATAAAAGCCGTTTACGACACCGGCCAACGCGATTTTGGCGAGAACTATGTCTCCGAGGCCATCGAGAAAATGTCAGCTCTGGAGTCGCTGGATATTTGTTGGCATTTTCTAGGTCCCCTCCAATCGAACAAAACACGACTTGTGGCCGCCAATTTCGACTGGATTCACAGCGTTGACCGAGTAAAGATTGCCAAACGATTGAACGAACAGCGGCCCGATGCGCTGCCACCGCTCAACGTTTGTCTGCAGGTGAACATACCGGCGGAACCAACAAAGTCTGGGGTTGCTTCAGAGGCCGAGTTACTCGATTTGGCGCTCGCGATCAGCGAAATGGATCGCCTTGCCCTGCGAGGAATCATGGCTATCCCTGCACCTGCAAGCGACTTTGAGCAGCAATGTGCACAGTTCAACCGCATCGCGCAGCTTCTGTCTATTCCCGATTTACCAAAGCAAATGAACGAACTTTCGATAGGTATGTCTGGTGATATGGATGCGGCGGTTGCCGAAGGTGCAACCATGGTCAGAATAGGCACAGATATTTTCGGTGCACGGTATAATTAGCCAACAGCAAGCAGTAGGACAGAGGAATTAGCGGGTGAGTCACTCAGCGATCACATTTATTGGCGGCGGTAATATGGCCGGTGCTATTTATGGCGGCTTATTAGACAACGGCTTTGGTTCCAATCAGATCAGCGTCGTTGATCCTTCAGAGACAGCGCAGGAGCAAGCGAAATCCGCTGGACTTAAACGCGTTTACGGCACCGCTCCCGATGAAATCGAGGATGATTTACTGGTGCTCGCAGTAAAACCCCAAATTGCCTCAACGGTGCTAGCGTCACTGCAAGGTAAGCTATCTGAAGCGACCACTGTGCTGTCGATCATCGCGGGGATTGATGCCCAATCGCTAGCAACCATGCTAGGGCTTGCTGACACATCGACGATTATTCGTTGCATGCCCAACACGCCTGCGCTGGTCAATGAGGGTATGACAGCATTGCTCGCCAACAGCCAGTGCTCTGAACATGGTCAGAGTCTCGCAGAGCAAGTCATGGCCGCCGTTGGGAAAACGATTTGGGTTTCGCAAGAGTCGGATCTTGATACGGTAACCGCAATTTCGGGCAGTGGGCCTGCCTATTTCTTCCTGTTCATGGAGAGCTTAACCGAGGCTGCTATCCGGCTAGGTATGCCTCCTGAAGAAGCGCGATTACTTGCGGTGCAAACGGCCTTAGGCTCTGCAAAGTTAGCCGGAGCGAGCGATGACAAGCTGTCGCAACTCCGCAACAATGTGACAAGTCCCGGTGGAACCACAGAGCAAGCGGTACTCTCTTTTGAACAATCCGGGCTTCGCGGCGTCGTTGATGATGCGGTTTTGGCAGCGCGAAAACGATCTATTGAATTGAGTGAGGAATTTGGCGCATGAACAATGCCTTGTCTGACATTGCTATCACAATCGCCTCGCCCTTATTCAGCCTAGCACTTTTTCTCATTGCAATGCGCTTTCTTGGTCAGCTTTGTGGCGTCAGTCCCTACAACCCGATTTCTATAGGGATTCGAAAAATAACAAACCCAATCGTTGCACCCATAAACCGTCTCATTCCAGCGGGCAAGCGATTGAACATCGGTGCGATCGTTGCACTTATCCTCTGCCAAACAGCTTACATCGCTGTCATCTTGTGGATCTTGAGCCGTTTTGACAACTTCAATATCGTTCCAGCCCTTATCTGGAGTGTGTTAGGTGCCGCAGGCCTGCTCATCAACATTATTTTTTACAGCGTGCTGGCGATCATCGTAGTGAGCTTCCTCGCTCCACAGAGTAATCACCCAGCAGTGGAATTTTTGTGGCAACTCACGGAGCCTGTCATGGCGCCACTCCGAAGTCTCATTCCACCCATGGGGGGACTCGATTTTTCACCGATCCTGCTATTCATCGGTATCAACGTTATTCGGGTGTCTCTAGCAAACATGGCCGTTACAGTTGGCATGCCGACCTTTGTGATTGGAATTTAATCAGGTGACTGACGCGCACTCACAAGCGAGCGTGGGTATTGTCGAGCCCAAGTCGGCGTTCTTCGATGAGCCTTTATTTCTAAGATCGGGCGAGGTGCTCAAGGAGTACACGCTCGTCTACGAAACCTATGGCCAGCTAAACGCAGAGGGCAGCAACGCTGTTCTGATTTGCCACGCTTTGTCGGGCAACCATCACGCGGCCGGCTATCACAGCGAAGGCGATGCAAAGCCAGGTTGGTGGGACACCATGATCGGTCCGGGCAAGCCCATTGATACCAACCGCCTGTTCGTTGTGTCCTCAAATAATATCGGTGGCTGCGACGGCTCCACTGGACCATCGAGTATCAGCCAGAGCAGCGGCAGACCCTGGGGCTCGCTCTTCCCACAGGTGACGGTTGAGGACTGGGTAGAAACACAGAAACGTCTTGCTGAGTACTTAGGCATATCGCACTGGGCAGCCGTAATTGGTGGCAGCCTAGGCGGCATGCAAGCTCTCGAGTGGTCGGTGCGCTACCCAAGTTGGCTCAGCCACTGCGTTGTACTCGCCGCTGCACCTGGACTTACCGCACAAAACATCGCTTTCAATGAGATTGCGCGGCAAGCTATTTTTTCAGACCCGCAATGGATGCAGGGGGACTATGCCTTATCGGAAACAGCCCCCGAAAAAGGGATGGCCTTGGCGAGAATGGTAGGGCATTTGACCTATATGTCTGCCGACAAGATGTCAGACAGATTTGGGCGCGAACTTCGTCAAGGCAGCTTTGAACCCGATGACGATGAGCCCATTTTCCAGGTCGAGAGCTACCTCAGATATCAAGGCTCACAATTCGCTGGTCGTTTTGATGCGAATACCTACGTCATCATGACCCGGGCATTGGATCGTTTCGACCTTGCAGCGCGTGCCAATGGAAACCTTACCGAGGCATTAGCGAAAGCAACGGCAGAATTCCTAGTGGTCTCGTTTAGTAGCGACTGGCGTTTTGCCCCGAGCCGCTCACAAGAAATTGCCAACGCACTGCTGGCTTCAGGTAAAAAGGTCACCTATGCAGACATTGAGTCTGACGCGGGACACGATGGCTTTTTACTCGAGGATGACGACTACATGGCCCTTGTCAGCGCTTGGATGAAGAGGGTTGCATCGTGATGCTGCGCGGTGACATCGACACGATTCTGGACTGGGTTACGCAAGGCAGTCGGGTGCTCGACCTTGGCTGTGGCGATGGCGATTTGCTGGTTGCGCTGACCGAGAAGAAAGCCGTCTCAGGACTGGGCTTAGATATTGACCCTGAGAACCTCATTGCGGCAGTAGATAAAGGTTTGTGTGTCGTTCAGCAAAATATGGAAGACGGATTATCAAACTTCAATGCTAAGAGCTTCGACGTCGTTATCATTGCCTTCTCGCTGCAAGTGCTTACGCGACCGCACAGCGTGCTTGAACGCGTTGTCGACATTGGTAATGAAGCGATCGTGAGCTTCCCCAATTTCGGTCACTGGCGCTCTCGCCTCTCGCTGTTACTCTCAGGCCGTATGCCAAAAACCAAAGCGCTTCCTTACAGTTGGTTTGATACTCCAAATATCCACTTCTGCACTGTGGCCGATTTTGAGCAACTTTGTGACCAACTACAGATCGATATTATCGAGCGAAAGACATCCGGCAGCGGGCATATATTGGCTAAGCTCTGGCCAAATTTATTTGCCAAGTCCGCGAGCTACAGGATTAAACGCACGTGAAGTATCTACTCACCCTTCTCATTTCCCTGTGGGTATCACAGGCGCAGGCACAGCAGTCTGAGCGCTTCGATCAATTCGAGTTGCACTACAGCATTGTTTACACAACCTTTCTCACCGCCGAGATTGCGGCTGAGTTTGGTATCCCTCGCGGTAAAGACAAAGCCATGCTTACTTTATCGGTTCGAGACGCTGACGCAGGTGATATCGAAGGGCGGCCAATGGCGATCGAGGGTAAAACCTGGGACTTGATTACAGGCGGAGATATGAAGGTTAAAGAGGTCAAAGAGGGCCGAGCAACCTACTATCTCGTGCCTTTCGAGTTCCTCGACAGAGAGTATCGTTTCTTCGAATTCACCTTTACACCTGAAGGCTCCGAAAAGGCCTATAAATATAAGTTTCAAACGCAGCTTTGGCGCCAGGAGTAATTCCCTATGGCGTTTGTCTTGGCGAGCAACAACGCGGGTAAGCTCAGAGAGTTTGAACAGCTGTTCTCGAAGTTGGGTGTAGAGGTATTACCGCAGGCCCAGTTTGGCGTAGAGGATGCAGACGAGACCGGCTTGTCCTTCATCGAGAACGCCCTGATCAAAGCGCGTCACGCGTCAGAGAAAACGAATAAACCGGCAATGGCTGATGATTCGGGTATTGTCGTTCCTGCACTCAATGGGGCTCCCGGAATCTATTCTGCGCGGTATTCAGGTAAGGGCGATACAGCTAACAATGAGAAACTATTGCGCGCACTCGATGGCGTCGAAGGCGCAGGTCGAAACGCCTTCTATGTCGCCGTCATCGCTCTGATCAAACACCCAAATGACCCTATGCCTATCATCGCGGAGGGACGCTGGTACGGAAGAATCGCGGAGACACCTGCCGGTAATGGAGGCTTTGGGTATGACCCATTATTCATTCCGGACGGCTTCGATATCACAGCTGCGCAAATGGCCCGCGATGAAAAGCAGTCTTTAAGCCATCGCGCGCTTGCGCTTAACGCGCTCGCTCCGCAACTAAACGAATTTTTGTGAAGCCGTCTATTCCGCTTTCCCTGTATGTCCACATTCCGTGGTGCGAGAGAAAATGCCCTTACTGCGACTTTAATTCGCACGAAAATTACAGCCCGGGTGTTGAGCCGCTGTACGTGTCGGCCTTGCTCAATGATCTTGATCAACAGCTTGATTTAGTGGGTGGCCGACCCATATCTACGATCTTCTTTGGTGGCGGTACACCCAGCTTATTTTCAGCAACAGCTATCGACCAAATCCTAAAGGGCGTCAGGTCCCGGGTTTCAGTTGATGACAACTGCGAGATCACCCTCGAAAGCAACCCTGGTAGTGCCGAAGCAGCAAAATATAAGGCTTATAAGGACGCTGGGGTGAACCGACTAAGCATCGGTGTTCAAAGCTTCGACGATGACAAATTGAAAGACCTTGGCCGAATCCACAGTAGCGACGAGGCCAAGGCCGCGATCGATATGGCTTTTGCCTCAGGGTTTGATCGCCTCAATGTTGACCTAATGTATGGCCTAGAGAATCAAGCGCGTAGCGAAGCGATTGCGGATATTGAAACGGCCCTAAGCTTTGGCGTGTCACACCTGTCTTGGTATCAACTCACGATCGAGCGAAACACTGCGTTTTGGTCAAAGCCACCGACACTTCCCGGTGCAGATGTGGTTGAACCATGGCAGGAAGGGGTTCGCGAATTACTTGGCAATTTAGATATTCATCAATACGAAGTATCTGCATGGAGTAGGGAAGGCGAGGAGTCGCGCCACAACTTAAATTACTGGCGGTTTGGTGATTACTTAGCAATTGGCGCAGGCGCTCATGGCAAGGTTAGCGTCGACAATTGTGTTTACCGATTCCAACGGACGCGACATCCGGCTCATTACCTAGACGAGTTTGGACGTTCGACCACGACCTCCAGTATCAATTCGCTCACAGCTGTTCCAGACGAGGATATTGTCGGTGAATTTATGATGAACGCGCTGCGCTTGCGCAACGGGGTACCGCTAAAGCTACTAAGCGAGCGAACGGGTAAAGCACACGCGTCGATTAGCAGCACGCTTGAATCACTTGAGGCGCGCGGGCTTATGGTGAACGACAAAGAAAGATTGGCGACAACAGCGCTTGGATACCGGTACCTAGATTCGGTCGTTGAATCTTTCTTTTAAAGGGCTTGCGAGCTTAAGTCAGGTCTGACGCCGATTTCTCGAACATCAAGTCCCATACACCATGGCCCAGCCGGTGACCTCTACGCTCGAACTTCGTCTCGGGACGCGAATCAGGACGCGGAATATAATTGCCGGGCCCAGCCGTGTTGCTGAGTGCGGCATTGGCCGACAGCACTTCCATCATGTGTTCTGCATAGGGCTGCCAATCAGTCGCCAAATGCAATCGTCCGTGGCCGGCAAGGCGACTGACAATCAACTCGACAAAGTCAGGCTGTATTAATCGCCGCTTGTGATGGCGCTTTTTATGCCAAGGATCTGGAAAGAAGATCTGCAGCAAATCGATAGAGTGAGGAGGAATCGCATCCTCCAGCACCTGAACCGCATCCTCGGC encodes the following:
- a CDS encoding pyrroline-5-carboxylate reductase (PFAM: NADP oxidoreductase coenzyme F420-dependent~TIGRFAM: pyrroline-5-carboxylate reductase) — translated: MSHSAITFIGGGNMAGAIYGGLLDNGFGSNQISVVDPSETAQEQAKSAGLKRVYGTAPDEIEDDLLVLAVKPQIASTVLASLQGKLSEATTVLSIIAGIDAQSLATMLGLADTSTIIRCMPNTPALVNEGMTALLANSQCSEHGQSLAEQVMAAVGKTIWVSQESDLDTVTAISGSGPAYFFLFMESLTEAAIRLGMPPEEARLLAVQTALGSAKLAGASDDKLSQLRNNVTSPGGTTEQAVLSFEQSGLRGVVDDAVLAARKRSIELSEEFGA
- a CDS encoding homoserine O-acetyltransferase (PFAM: alpha/beta hydrolase fold~TIGRFAM: homoserine O-acetyltransferase), whose translation is MTDAHSQASVGIVEPKSAFFDEPLFLRSGEVLKEYTLVYETYGQLNAEGSNAVLICHALSGNHHAAGYHSEGDAKPGWWDTMIGPGKPIDTNRLFVVSSNNIGGCDGSTGPSSISQSSGRPWGSLFPQVTVEDWVETQKRLAEYLGISHWAAVIGGSLGGMQALEWSVRYPSWLSHCVVLAAAPGLTAQNIAFNEIARQAIFSDPQWMQGDYALSETAPEKGMALARMVGHLTYMSADKMSDRFGRELRQGSFEPDDDEPIFQVESYLRYQGSQFAGRFDANTYVIMTRALDRFDLAARANGNLTEALAKATAEFLVVSFSSDWRFAPSRSQEIANALLASGKKVTYADIESDAGHDGFLLEDDDYMALVSAWMKRVAS
- a CDS encoding non-canonical purine NTP pyrophosphatase, rdgB/HAM1 family (PFAM: Ham1 family~TIGRFAM: non-canonical purine NTP pyrophosphatase, rdgB/HAM1 family), which codes for MAFVLASNNAGKLREFEQLFSKLGVEVLPQAQFGVEDADETGLSFIENALIKARHASEKTNKPAMADDSGIVVPALNGAPGIYSARYSGKGDTANNEKLLRALDGVEGAGRNAFYVAVIALIKHPNDPMPIIAEGRWYGRIAETPAGNGGFGYDPLFIPDGFDITAAQMARDEKQSLSHRALALNALAPQLNEFL
- a CDS encoding tRNA (guanine-N(7)-)-methyltransferase (PFAM: Putative methyltransferase~TIGRFAM: tRNA (guanine-N(7)-)-methyltransferase) encodes the protein MTDYLGKRIKSFVIRAGRMTESQQKGWTTGFPLHGFELSDKNFDWDNSFDVAGRRVLEIGFGMGDSLVAMADHNPGDRYLGIEVHTPGVGKLLSEVDKRGITNLKVFAEDAVQVLEDAIPPHSIDLLQIFFPDPWHKKRHHKRRLIQPDFVELIVSRLAGHGRLHLATDWQPYAEHMMEVLSANAALSNTAGPGNYIPRPDSRPETKFERRGHRLGHGVWDLMFEKSASDLT
- a CDS encoding putative oxygen-independent coproporphyrinogen III oxidase (PFAM: Radical SAM superfamily; HemN C-terminal region~TIGRFAM: putative oxygen-independent coproporphyrinogen III oxidase), which produces MKPSIPLSLYVHIPWCERKCPYCDFNSHENYSPGVEPLYVSALLNDLDQQLDLVGGRPISTIFFGGGTPSLFSATAIDQILKGVRSRVSVDDNCEITLESNPGSAEAAKYKAYKDAGVNRLSIGVQSFDDDKLKDLGRIHSSDEAKAAIDMAFASGFDRLNVDLMYGLENQARSEAIADIETALSFGVSHLSWYQLTIERNTAFWSKPPTLPGADVVEPWQEGVRELLGNLDIHQYEVSAWSREGEESRHNLNYWRFGDYLAIGAGAHGKVSVDNCVYRFQRTRHPAHYLDEFGRSTTTSSINSLTAVPDEDIVGEFMMNALRLRNGVPLKLLSERTGKAHASISSTLESLEARGLMVNDKERLATTALGYRYLDSVVESFF
- a CDS encoding methionine biosynthesis protein MetW (PFAM: Methionine biosynthesis protein MetW~TIGRFAM: methionine biosynthesis protein MetW), with the translated sequence MLRGDIDTILDWVTQGSRVLDLGCGDGDLLVALTEKKAVSGLGLDIDPENLIAAVDKGLCVVQQNMEDGLSNFNAKSFDVVIIAFSLQVLTRPHSVLERVVDIGNEAIVSFPNFGHWRSRLSLLLSGRMPKTKALPYSWFDTPNIHFCTVADFEQLCDQLQIDIIERKTSGSGHILAKLWPNLFAKSASYRIKRT
- a CDS encoding YGGT family protein (PFAM: YGGT family), whose amino-acid sequence is MNNALSDIAITIASPLFSLALFLIAMRFLGQLCGVSPYNPISIGIRKITNPIVAPINRLIPAGKRLNIGAIVALILCQTAYIAVILWILSRFDNFNIVPALIWSVLGAAGLLINIIFYSVLAIIVVSFLAPQSNHPAVEFLWQLTEPVMAPLRSLIPPMGGLDFSPILLFIGINVIRVSLANMAVTVGMPTFVIGI